In Mustela nigripes isolate SB6536 chromosome 2, MUSNIG.SB6536, whole genome shotgun sequence, a single window of DNA contains:
- the LOC132010322 gene encoding large ribosomal subunit protein uL16-like, which produces MRGAFGKPQGTVARVHIGQVIMSIRTKLQNKEHVIEALRRAKFKFPGCQKIHISKKWGFTKFNADEFEDMVAEKRLIPDGCGVKYIPNRGPLDKWRALHS; this is translated from the coding sequence ATGCGGGGTGCCTTTGGAAAGCCCCAGGGCACAGTAGCCAGGGTCCACATTGGCCAAGTCATCATGTCCATCCGTACCAAGCTGCAGAACAAGGAGCATGTGATTGAGGCCCTACGCAGGGCCAAGTTCAAGTTCCCTGGCTGCCAGAAGATCCACATCTCCAAGAAGTGGGGCTTTACTAAGTTCAATGCAGATGAATTTGAAGACATGGTGGCTGAAAAGCGGCTTATCCCAGATGGCTGTGGGGTCAAATACATCCCTAACCGTGGTCCCTTGGACAAATGGAGGGCTCTGCACTCATGA